ATTtccatcttcgtcgtcgttgtcgtcagcGTCGTTGCGCTCGCGGTTGGATGCGTagaggtttttggggattcGACGGGGGCCGCACCAAGTGATTCCAATCGAAGATGAAGTTCGCCGAGCATCTGGCGGCCCACATTACGCCGGAATGGCGCAAGCAGTACATCATGTACGAGGTAAGCAATCGCGGCACTAGTGTAAAGTCCACACAAAAATTGTTCACACACGCTAGGAAGGGTTTCGCTTGATTTGACCCATCGTGTGACCCTTGTTGTGAGTTCGAACCAGGTGGGGGAAATGGACGGCGGAACGAGCACGCGAGAACGCGGGATATGAACGACCGAACTTGACATGTTTCAGCGGCGCATGCGTTCCATTCACGGCTTCGTTGCACCTGCGTACTAGGAATTGTTTACTCTGTACATAGAATTCGGCGGAACCGAACAGTAGACCGGTAGCGTAAACAATCGACGCGCTTCATCAGCTGTTCTCCACCGAAAAATACCGGCAAGCAGCGTGTTTGATTGACCGCGCGAATAATGGAAATCCGCGTTTTCGTGTCTTGCTGCCGATGTCACCTGTTGTTAATCGTTGGAATTGTGCGACTAATTCATGAAATGGGGCCAGGAATATTGTTATGTTAATGTTGGTCGTGGTTGCAcgtggtcctgctgctgttgggattgGGTTATCGAACAATTTATTATACCTAGTTAGCGTACTTCTCTGTTATGATTGAcccgttttccttcttctcaaTGCCTCCATCCAATGCAGGAGATGAAAGCGCAACTGTATGCGGCAGTCGAACAATCACCATCGGCCGAGCTGGTGGATCCGGAAGTCCTGACACGGTACTTTGCCAAGTTCGACGAACAGTTTTTCCTGTACTGCGACAGCGAGCTGGCAAAAATCAACACGTTCTACTCCGGTGAGCATTGCGCTACGGTACCCCTGGTTCAGTGCCTAACGGTTTTATTAATTCCACCCACACAGAAAAGCTCGCCGAAGCGACTCGCAAGTTCGCCAATCTGCGAACCGAGCTCAGCGAAACACTCGAGATGGAGGAGAGCaccaagaaaaagaaggacaatcttcacaaaatgaaaaagaatctACTACGCAAGAAGAACGTGTCCGTGCGCAAGATCCAAGAACTGAAACTTGCCTTCAGCGAGTTCTACCTGAGTCTCATCCTGCTGCAGAACTACCAGAACCTAAATTTTACCGGGTTCCGTAAGATTCTCAAGAAGCACGACAAGCTGCTGAACGTCGATTTTGGTGCCCGGTGGAGGGCCGAGCATGTAGAATCGGCACACTTTTACGTCAACAAGGATATCGATCGTTTGATCcacgaaacggaaaatatCGTGACGAACGAGATCGAAGGTGGTGACCGGCAGCGCGCCATGAAGCGGTTGCGGGTGCCGCCGCTTGGTGAGCAGCAGAGCCCCTGGACGACCTTTAAGGTGAGACGACTGTTTTCAGGGACTGTGATATCCTTAATACCTGTGATACGTTGTTACTAattttttcttatcacaaaTAGGTGGGACTGTTTTCAGGATCGCTTGTTGTACTATGCGTTGCTGTCGTGCTATCCGCTATGTTTCATGTGAGACGAGACGATTGGATTGTGGCCTTCCGGTTGTACCGCGGACCACTACTGATCGTGGAGTTTATGTTTCTCTGGGGCATTAACGTATACGGTTGGCGATCATCTGGAGTGAATCATGTGCTTATCTTCGAGCTTGATCCCCGTAATCACCTGTCCGAGCAGCACATCATGGAGCTGGCATCAATCTTCGGTGTGATTTGGACGATGAGTGTGCTAGGATATTTATACGCAGATGCTCTATCCATTCCGGCCTACCTTAGCCCGTTGATACTGTATTTGCTGTTGGCAGGCTTTCTACTGAACCCCACGAAAACCTTCCGCCACGAGGCACGCTTCTGGACGTTGCGCATCATCAGCCGAATCTTGCTGGCACCGTTTTTCTTCGTCAACTTTGCTGATTTCTGGCTTGCGGATCAGCTGAACAGCATTGTGCCGGCATTTCTTGATCTACAGTACTTCCTGTGCTTTTTCTCGACCATCACCAACTGGAATCATGCCGAAGATCCGAATCAATGCATCAACAACTCGCTCTGGATACGCCCCGTAGTCGCTATGTTGCCGGCATGGTTCAGAATGGCGCAATGTTTGCGTCGTTTCCGCGATACCCGTGATGCACATCCTCATCTTGCCAATGCAGCCAAGTACTCGACCTCGTTCTTCGTAGTGATATTTTCCTCCATCACACAAGCAACCCGCGATCAGTATGCAAAGAGCTCCGAAAATCCGTGGTTCTACCTGTGGATCATAGCATCGATCGTATCCTCTTGCTACGCTTACACGTGGGACATTAAAATGGATTGGGGTTTGTTTGATTCCAAGTCAAGCGACAATAAGTTTTTGCGCGATGAAGTAGTCTACAGTTCGAATGTAAGTATTGAtgtcgtttgtgtgtttgcttctcaacatccctttccttcctgcctAGTGGTTCTACTATTTTGCAATCGTCGAAGATCTCATCCTGCGCTTCGGCTGGACGCTCTCGATGAGCCTTATAGAGATGGGTTACATCGATCGAGAGATAATCGTTTCGATTTTGAGTCCGCTGGAGGTCTTTAGACGTTTCATCTGGAACTACTTCCGGCTGGAGAACGAACATTTGAACAACTGCGGTAATTTCCGTGCCGTGCGTGACATATCCGTCGCACCGATGGACTGCTCCGATCAGGTAGATATTATAATCGATCATTTAATAATCGCGGTTCTAAAACGATTCCCCTTCGCGCCTTCCTAGACAACCATACTGCGCATGATGGATGAAGAGGATGGCGTTAGAAATCGACGAACAGTGAAGAAACTGACGAACAAGAAAAAATCggagcaacggttgctgctgcgagatgCCGAATCTACTGAAGATTTAGAAATGTAAAGCGCTACCACGTTCACGAGTGTTTGTAACGTGTTCTCGTTCGTTTTAACGCATGTAACCACACGTTGCTGTGGGTTCCACGTTGTTCCACAAATCATTCAACTTTCCGTAGCCATAGACATGTAGACGTAAGAATTATCTATTTTTCGCCCGACAATCGTTTTCATCGCGCATCTTTCATTTGCGCCATGCCATTATGAGTTCCATAGATTTAGTATCTTAGAAAACACTACTTACAAATCGTACTTACAGTGCAGTCGGAGGTGATATCGCATGGTGCTAAACGAATTGATGGAATATGGGTTTAAAAGTGTCACTCACGAAGCTTACCATTTTCAACCTGTTGTTTCCTAAGTTGTCTTCATCTTTCATTTCGTAGCTTCAACCATATTCACCAGTGTCTTAGGTGTTGTTTGGGTATTATCGAAGTATTTAGTCGTAACTGTGGCTTCAACAAGTATCGCGTATGCCTGCCATGTCCACGTGTTCCAGCTTATCCCGTTGTATTGGAATAGTTGTCGTCTGtccctttttgtgtttcccAGGCAGAAGTAACGGCTGTGGGAACAGCAGAAGGAGTTTACGGAGGATCAATCACTGGTTGTTTTCTTCACTGTTTTCATTAATCCAAAAATGCTTTCTATCATTAGTTTGAACTGAATTCtcattgttttttctcttttttcggGCTTCTGTTTGTCGCTTGTGTTTCACGTTTCAAATTGCAGCAGCGACAGCCAGAAAAAGAAGGTCCAGTGGGAAATATAACGAATTGGCAGGGAGGTGTGTGAAGGATTCGGTATCCCGAGCGCGCCTAGTGTAAAAATCACTGACCCACGAATGGACCAGGCAAATCCCAAGGTCGCAACTAATGGAACAATACCACCCTTGATTGG
This sequence is a window from Anopheles darlingi chromosome 3, idAnoDarlMG_H_01, whole genome shotgun sequence. Protein-coding genes within it:
- the LOC125955336 gene encoding xenotropic and polytropic retrovirus receptor 1 encodes the protein MKFAEHLAAHITPEWRKQYIMYEEMKAQLYAAVEQSPSAELVDPEVLTRYFAKFDEQFFLYCDSELAKINTFYSEKLAEATRKFANLRTELSETLEMEESTKKKKDNLHKMKKNLLRKKNVSVRKIQELKLAFSEFYLSLILLQNYQNLNFTGFRKILKKHDKLLNVDFGARWRAEHVESAHFYVNKDIDRLIHETENIVTNEIEGGDRQRAMKRLRVPPLGEQQSPWTTFKVGLFSGSLVVLCVAVVLSAMFHVRRDDWIVAFRLYRGPLLIVEFMFLWGINVYGWRSSGVNHVLIFELDPRNHLSEQHIMELASIFGVIWTMSVLGYLYADALSIPAYLSPLILYLLLAGFLLNPTKTFRHEARFWTLRIISRILLAPFFFVNFADFWLADQLNSIVPAFLDLQYFLCFFSTITNWNHAEDPNQCINNSLWIRPVVAMLPAWFRMAQCLRRFRDTRDAHPHLANAAKYSTSFFVVIFSSITQATRDQYAKSSENPWFYLWIIASIVSSCYAYTWDIKMDWGLFDSKSSDNKFLRDEVVYSSNWFYYFAIVEDLILRFGWTLSMSLIEMGYIDREIIVSILSPLEVFRRFIWNYFRLENEHLNNCGNFRAVRDISVAPMDCSDQTTILRMMDEEDGVRNRRTVKKLTNKKKSEQRLLLRDAESTEDLEISDSQKKKVQWEI